A portion of the Juglans microcarpa x Juglans regia isolate MS1-56 chromosome 1D, Jm3101_v1.0, whole genome shotgun sequence genome contains these proteins:
- the LOC121239894 gene encoding Werner Syndrome-like exonuclease, with protein MEAASDMFDEQQVGDAPTLHRPKVPNHSTIYLDYIPQSIKSFLMKSNFTFVGIKVADDIAKLQNGYGLGCRKSADIRELAKRQWPGRFRRPGLKDLALKVVGLYMRKPKHVCMSNWEARLLIESQVEYACLDAYASCRIGHKLLLEM; from the coding sequence ATGGAGGCCGCATCCGATATGTTTGATGAGCAACAAGTCGGCGACGCTCCAACTTTGCATAGACCAAAAGTGCCTAATCATTCAACTATCTACCTGGACTACATCCCACAATCCATAAAGAGCTTTCTGATGAAGTCGAACTTCACTTTTGTGGGGATTAAGGTAGCGGATGACATAGCAAAGCTCCAGAACGGGTATGGACTTGGGTGTAGGAAAAGCGCGGATATCAGGGAGCTGGCAAAGAGACAATGGCCAGGACGGTTTAGAAGGCCTGGGCTGAAGGACCTGGCTTTGAAAGTTGTGGGTCTTTATATGAGGAAGCCCAAGCATGTGTGCATGAGTAACTGGGAGGCACGGCTGCTCATCGAAAGTCAAGTTGAGTACGCATGCCTCGATGCCTATGCCTCTTGTAGGATTGGCCACAAGCTTCTCCTTGAGATGTGA